The window TCTCGTAGAGAGTCCGCAACAAATAGCACAAGGTAAGTGCACTGTAGCGTTCCATTGACAGACACTATTTGAAGTATCCAGTTGCACAGCATTGCGCCGTTGTTGTCACAGAGTAAGCATGATATCAGGGCCGTGTACAGGCTGAGCATGTAGAACCGCACAGAAAGGTGGGCAGAACGACACTAGATTTGTAAGTAAGATGGCAGCCAAGAGAAGCAAGAAACATGAACTTGCCCATACTATATTACAGAGAAGCATCCTACCTACACTGTATTTTATAAGAACCCGTGTTGACCAGCTGTCTCTGGAATAGAAGGTACAGAAACAACCTTCAGGTCGAGACGACTGAAACACAGTCACAGCATTCTGTGTACGTAATGTGAGTCATATGAATTGTCCTGACCTGCAGGTCCGGCTGAAGCAATAAGACAGTGTTAGCATACAAAAACGAAGCCTGTGTGACAACATACAGTCATTATCTTAATTTCCACGCAGGTAGTGCTTCCATGTGCACTGATCAGACACATTCATTGCTCACAACACTATATGTCACTGATGGAAAGTCCAGGACTAGACAGTTCCAGTCCTGGACTTTCCATCAGTGACATACAGACTTCCTTGCCTTGTCTGTTCACAGGTCTATCAAAGGAATCGAATTGACGCAAATACATCACAATGAAATTCACACTTTTCTTCATCTCAGCTTTGGCTTTCTTCTGCCTCTCATCATCAGAATCCCCTCCTCAGAAAAAATCCCAAGACCCAGACTCTGACACTATTACTGAACCTGTTCTAATGGTAacttttttaaaaatttgtttgaTCAAGAGTAGTGCAATAATGGTTACTATTCCAGGACCCAGAATATATCACTACGGAACCTGCATCAAAGGTAgctttttaaaaaatttgtttgaTCAAGAATAGTGCAATAATGGTTACTAGCCCTGGGGTGGTAGAAGTTGCGCTAGcacctagatagtagctaTATACATAATTAACTTTCGCCAGTCGCCCATTATTTAGCACATGGAGTAGCCCCaatctcacaatctcactgtgGGGTGGGTCCATAGACGTGTTACTATAGAGATAAAATCTGAATCTATGTACAAAAGATAGAATCTTAGACAAATGCAACAACTTCTCATGGGTTTGTAAAAAAAGATAAACATTTTGTCTCAAACAGAGGATGAGAAAGGCGTATTTGATGATGACAGCAAGAACTGTATTATGTAAATTGTAAGTTTCTCTGAACACTGATCTTTACTTTACTGTTGAACATGGCTGCAAGGAGCATTACAACATTCTGAAATTCTAAAAATAAGTCCTAAATGTGTTTCGTGAATATCGAAACTGGCAAAACTCAGTCTGAGATTATAGATAGTTGACATCACAATCCAATCTAACCTCTGTCTCTATAGCCAACAGAATATTGCAAATGTgttggagagaaaggagaaatggGAGAACCTGGAATAGATGGGCAAAATGGTACCCACGGAAGTGATGGAAGTCCTGGTGCACCAGGTACTGCAGGTCCCACAGATTTGCGAGGTCCACCAGGTGCAATGGGTGGACAAGGCgtgaaaggagaaaaaggtGAGCCAGGAATGCAACCAAGAATGCCCCCACCACCACGACATCCACGGCACGTAAACTGGAAGCAATGTACTACGACTGAAGGTTCAGACGAACAAAATGGAGTATTACTCGTAAGAAATCAAAGTAGTCAGTATGCAATTGATAATATCACTTTAATGTAATGTATTAGAGCTGTCCATTCAATAAACATCGTAGTGAATCTGCACTACATGTGGAGTTCGGAGGAACTCTACGAACGATGCTCAATACCTTGGTTCATAATGTTGTTTGTGCTCGATGGTACTTTACATTTGATGGAGAAGAATGCCAACCGCCAATTGATGGGGTTGTGTTTGAGGGACAAAGAGGCAATTCACATTATCCACACCAAATCGGTGGTTTTTGTCAAAAGACGATGGCAGACCAAGACATCACAAAAGGTATGGTTAACATCGAATTTCGCATTGGGAACTGCCATCATTATAGCCGACGAGAAAAAGGCATCACTTATCTTGGCTTAGATTCTGTTTCACGAGTAATAATCACAGAAATGCCACCACCTCAAAAGTAAAGTTGGGTTGTGAACTCATGTGTGACTGATGACTTTTGTGCTAGTTAGCTACACACAGCAAAGCATAGTTTCTACGTATCTAGCAGTCTGCCATTCTGTTGGTGTTCATTATTTCACTAAGCAGTTAGATTATGCGTCTTGCTGATGACTGGCATAAGCAAACGCTGTTGCAAATTGAAATGCAGTCAAAACTCATACTTGTCTCTCAATGTTGCTGCTTGGTGGGCAATAATATTTTGTCCATTCAGTTGCATCCTAATCAAGTGTGTTGTATATTCTACATCTCTTTCAATATCTAAATACGTCATCTTGATTGTTTCAGTTTccaatcacgtgacataatagATGAATATGCTTGTTTAAAACTTTAATTTTCAAACATGTCTGCAAGTGAATATAGCGCCATAATCAACGGCAGCTGtcaaataaatattaatatttccAATATCAGTTAcataaaataactaaataatttaCCAACTATAATTTCAGGTATTCATAAAGTCACATCCATTTTCAAGCTCAATTAAGGCTATTGCAGATAAGCAGCTGAGCATTATCGTTTTGTCACAAAACCCGGAATATATGAACTTCAAGACTTGACGGTTTGACTTTGAGGACAGAATTCAAAACACCTAGCCTTGGAATCACATCAGAGTACCGTTCTGTAACATCCCCcacttgttttgactgtcCTTTCCACATGTGCTCAGCACATGAGGCAGCTATTAGGCACACAAtggggcgcgttcgattgggctctaccagtctcttccagaagagtctggaagacacgcccctcttccaacctctaccagcgtaggagctggtagaggttggaGGACGGATGTGTTCTTCCAACGAGCAGCAGAGTCAGTAGAGTTGGTTATATATAGCGGCAGAAGTGTAGAGTTGGAAGAGGGGAGTGCACACAGAGCCTTTGGAAGAGCCCAATTGAACGCACCCTAGTAACAAAAGTCACAACCTCTAGCATGTGCAATACAATGCCAGCTTGTTAGTCCTCTTGCGTTGCAAAATTAATGTAAGTTTGGCATCTAGCGCTGCCAGGAAGGTTTGACCTTTGGCCAAAAAACTGTGTGCTTGGAACACAAACTGCACTACAACGTGTAACAGCTGACATTGACGCAAAAACTTCCGCAAGAATAATACTTCATCACTTGCAGATGCGCTTGCAAATTCCCCTCATCATCAGATTGAGTCTCATGCCAAGAGCTacggtcagtggatggtccggccattcaattttctacatttcaattttcatgttttcatttttcaactttcaatttatagttaattttttacaaaattataatatttaatttttgcttgcattcttattaaaaaaatttgtttattaaattttaactttcaattttttattttctattttccttattttttgtaaaatggtttttcatcttttgatgtttgattctcgtgatctttagatttatcttttaaagtttgatttttaggcacgcatgtgctcaaaactagaaacttgaacgcgcagttcgcttttctatttctaacatgaatagaaaatagaaaattgaaatgaccaagacactagacacagcagGAGTCTCAGCGGGGGTTTCAGCGGGGCTTCCATTCATACGCGTGTCTTaggagatcacatttccaacacacaagcaggtgttggttctactttactttccgtcacgtgccaaaccacgttggcagctcttgacaactccactctgacacacaacgctGTACCAGTGAATACTGCGGTCCCTAGCTatgtaggtacgtgcattgcacacaacacgctacctttaccgtagatgaaccgaTTGGAAGGAaaatgctacgaatatatATTACATGTGTATTTAGCTAATTACCTAGGCTTCGCACTAGTGGATcaccgagttggcaactgtggtgacgaagtctACAGACTCGTTCCTTGTCTAAGAAAAATCGAGGCACAATTGAAACATCGAAcccgtcaacctactacaagcAGTAGAGTACGCGCTTTAACGAGCACACTACACGGTCACACTACACGGTACCGTACAAGaatgggcgtggtactctatagcaggtcacatttcttcatttgcatgacgtcgcacaactcaccaagcaaacagacatgcacgtacaactcaccaagcaaacagacatgcacgtccatcgttccaaaacgccttctgaactctatttaAAGTccactcaactgaactctatttgctcaactcaactcaattaattacctctactaacgtagaacagtgtgcggctacaactgaaagaacatggtcatacATGTAGCTAGTAAGCTACAGCTAGCCGCagctagttactaagtagactacAATGCCAATTCTGAgtatagctactgtactagagtcaatagtgttagacaatgattgtagagttctaccgtgtcactcgGTGATGtctgggctgtcattgtcgaCGCGTACGTTCATATCTGCAGTCAAGATGCGTGACGAGTAGGCTCCAGCACCTTGAGTTGTGGCAGATGAAAACACAAttggtagttccgtgtccgacgaaatgaagaaatgtgacctgctacagggtaccacgcccacccttgtacgCTACCGTGTAGGCCTAGTAGTGTGCCCGTAAAAGCGCGTAGTCTACTGCTCGTAGtataggttgacggtttcaaTGTTTTAGATGTGTCTCGattttcctagacaacaagCGAGTCTGTATACTTCTTCACCACAGTTGTCAACTCGGCGATCTGTTAGGGCGGAGCATATCTAGGCACAGTACATATCTAGTAGAGCTagatattcgtagcatttccctccaaccggttcatctacggtaaaggtagcgtgttgcgtacaatgcacgtacctataCAGCTAGGGACCAatgtattcactggcacaacgttgtgtgtcagagcggagttgtcaagagctgccaacgtggtttggcacgtgacggaaagcaaagtaaaaaacacttgcttgtgtgttagaaatgtgatctcctgagacacgcgtacgaatggaagccccgcAGAGACTCCCCCCCGCTGTGTCTACTGTcctcggtcatttcaattttctattttctatttctattcatgttagaaatagaaaagcgaactgcgcgttcaagtttctcgttttgagcacataggtgcctaaatcCAACTCTacaagataaatctaaagatcacaagaatcaaacatcaaaagatgaaaaaccattttacaaaataataatacggaaaaaagaaaattaaaaattaaaagttaaaatttaataaacacaaaatttataaataagaatgtaaatacaaaatacaaaattaaaaataaaaattaaaaatttcaaaaattaaataaaaattgaaaattgaaaaaccaaaacataaaaatttgaaatgtagaaaattaaatggctggaccatccactgaccagCTACAGTATACACTTTGATATACCTATCATAACAAGATATCTCTACATATGTGCGGCACTGCCTAGAAGTATACAAATTTGTATTAGGTAACTGAAGTGTTGACAGCTGAGCTTGAATATGATAGTGCAAACGTCCActtctgtgacaacatctaAATTGCATGGTCAAGAGGCTGTAGGCTGAGCACAAAAATGAAGTAGACTGTTGAAAGTCAACATTAAAGGCGTTTTCCTAATCCCCATCCTTTAGCTATATAGCTAAactatataaaaataataatttttaaagtTCTGACATTTtaagaaaattaaaatgtGAAACAAAGAGATAGAAAATAACCAACCTTTAACCTTACTAACACAAGTATAACAACATTTGAggaaatgatgggtatgtaggaatgggtatgtagggattggtATGTACCTATTCATGCTCATCCTATATatcacaatccagtactgtgaCATGACTGTTGCGTTTTAGATTGAAACTTCTGCAAGCAAAGAAAAGATTGTCATGCAAAagatgagcatgaataagtacatacccattcCCATATACCCAtcaatttctcaaaatgtttttgtacttgtttcattcatttttaGCTACGTAGAGATGAAGTGGTCTTTGCCACGCTCCAATCTGTGTTGCGACTGTGAGtatattgtgtgtgcatgcttgaaTATGGAAATGACGCGTGCAGCTTGGGATTCCATACTTTGACTGATTTTTAAATAGAATAGCAGCTGACAGATGAACGTAATAtcattgattgcatcaataaacaactcccacgcATCTTGCACCAAAGCCTACAAGATTAAATGCACGGAGACAGCTGAGCACCTCATTAAGCGTAGTCATACATGGTCAACTGTAAGCACACTGTGGAGGTCAAAACCATAGTCTCCAGCACCTAATAATAGGTAATCTACATTACATGGAGCTATGGTGTACACATGTGACCGGAAGGACATGGCGTTGTGGAAACTCTACGTAGGAGCAGTTGAATGATACTGGGTGGACTATTCACAGTTCTAGTTGTTGGATCAGTGCAATTcctcggacaagagcgaaccGTTTCGTATGACTCTCGTCgctgtagctgcttcgagtgaggcgctagcctggctggcAACAGTGAAAAGATGAAAAAATAAACCTCGTATTTTTACTGTCAGCGCTAGTAGTCTGGCTATAACGTTTACAGTAAAGCGTTAGGTGGCTCTGAATTTTTTACTGCCTTATGCCTGGCcggccattttagattctttgCATATGATACAAAAGCACGTAAAAATACTGAACGAAATAGATATTAAACACAACTGAATTTGATTTTAGAAAGAAACTTCGTGAGACGCGTGAAacagacacacgtgcacacacgcaccgTCGCTTTGCGTCCAGTCCTACATCATGCCCAGCGTCAGTCATGAAGTTCACAAACCATGCGTGCCAAGCACCAGCATGCTCTTCAATAAACACGTGCCCAACACCTAGGGCACGTGCTCAGTACCATGACGGACGCACGCCAAGGTTGATACCGCAAAATCATTCTTCTGGCTAAAAACAGCAGTGTTCAACACCTTTGCAAAACTGATCTTTGCAAAACTGATCTTTGCAAAACTGATCTTTGCAAAACtgatataaaaaaattaatatttgataTCGAGAACTACCACAAACTCTCCAATTCTATAGACGAAAATCAGGCAAAAACACTTGTATTAATTGAACAAGCACTGTGAGCACTTGATCCAACTATGTCAACAGTACATGCCTTCGCTAGATAGGCACACACTCTTCGCACAGTATGATCATGCATATGCATCCAATACCAAACAGCTTGAAGGCATACATCTAACCGCTCACTACAGAGGTTTCTCTTATCCATACACTAATATAATCCCTGCTGATCGAGCAGTTCATTCCAGTTCACCGGGTGGATCCAACAAAAGCATCACAATATCTCTAACGCACCGTTTGACTTTCTAGATCCAACATCTCGTAGAGAGTCCGCAACAAATAGCACAAGGTAAGTGCACTGTAGCGTTCCATTGACAGACACTACTTGAAGTATCCAGTTGCACAGCATTGCGTCGTTGTTGTCACAGAGTAAGCATGATATCAGGCGGTGTACAGGCTGAGCATGTAGAACCGCACAGAAAGGTGGGCAGAACGACACTAGGTTTGTAAGTAAGATGGCAGCCAAAAGAAGCAAGAAACATGAACTTGCCCATACTATATTACAGAGAAGCATCCTACCTACACTGTATTTTATAAGAACCTGTGTTGACCAGCTGTCTCTGGAATAGAAGGTACAGAAACAACCTTCAGGTCAAGACGACTGAAACACAGTCACAGCATTCTGTGTACGTACTGTGAGGCATATGAATTGTCCTGACTTGCAGGTCCGGCTGAAGCAATAAGACAGTGTTAGCATACAGAAACGAAACATGTGTGACAACATACAGTCATTATCTTAATTTCTATGCAGGTAGTGCTTCCATGTGCACTGATCAGACACATTCATTGCTCACAACATTTAAGCTTGCTGCAGACAGTTCCAGTCCTGGACTTTCCATCAGTGACATATAGACTTCATTGCCTTGTCTGTTCACAGGTCGATCAAAAGAATCAAATCGACGCAAAATGTGTCACAATGAAATTCACACTCTTCTTCATCTCAGCTTTGGCTTTCCTCTGCCTCTCATCATCACAATTCCTTCTTTGGGAAAAATCCCAGGACCTAGACTCTGACACTACTACAGAACCTGCACCAAAGGTAACTTTAAAAAAATTTGATCAAGAATAGTGCAATAATGGTTACTAGCCCttacccgccctatgggcggtagaAGTTGCACTAGCACCTAGATAGCAGCTATATACATAAGGGAAGGAAACGTAAATTAACTTTCGCCAGTCGCCTATTATTTAGCGCGTGGGTAGCCCCaatctcacaatctcactgtagaGGGGTCCATGGACATGTCACTAGAGACAAATtctgcacacacatgtacgcgtacacacgcacgcgcgcgtgcgcgcatCAACAACCTTCTCTCAGAATGACAAAGACTACCCTGCACCTAAAATGGACTTTACAGAAACGGATGAGAATATGAGGACACCGACACCTAGCATGAAGTATATACATGATAGGGATGAGGCTATCACAACACCGGCGAATGTCACTGCCACTGATGAAACTTTTGGTATCACTGACGCAACCAGAACTATGACGAAGGTAAGTTTTATTGTAAAGAGAATGTCTAATTCGCTGTTGGCAACATACTGCAATCAGTGTACTTGACTCGTTTTCACAAAACCCATATTTGAATGCTGTATCTCAAGCAATATTTCCAAAGCAGATATACTTATGTTGATAGTATGGTTAAAATGATATCACATCAAAAATTTTATCTAATAATTATTCAAAATATTAGTATTAAATGTGGTCAGCAGCTAGCTAACATATTGAACTTGGAGAGTGTTTACATTGCCACTAAGCTAATCTAAGCTAATCATAGGTGATTAGCGTAGGTTTAAGGCCAATGCGTTATGATTTGCAAGTTACCTGCAGCACTCCATAGTGTTTATATAGGCAAACAATATAAACATCATAGCCACGTGCAACACGCAATATTATCTATATTCTGAATCTATGTACAAAAGATAGAATCTTAGACAGATGTAACAACTTCTCCTGGGTTTGTAAAAAAGATACAAACATTTTGTCTCAAAGGAGGATCAGGGAAGCACATTTGATGATGACAGAAACAACTGTACTATGTAAACTGTAAGGATCTCTGAACACTGATTTATACAGCACTGTTGTACATGGCTGTGAGGAGCATTACAACATTCTGAAATTTTATAAATGAGTCCTAAATGTGTTTCTTGAATATCGAACTGGCGAAACTCAGCCTGAGATTATAAATAGTTGACATCACAATCCAATCTAACCTCTGTCTCTATAGCCAACAGAATATTGCAAATGTgttggagagaaaggagaaatggGAGAACCTGGAATAGATGGGCAAAATGGTACCCACGGATTACCTGGTCCCACAGGTTCAGCAGGTCCCGCAGGTCTGACAGGTCCATCAGGTGCAACGGGTGAACAAGGCgtgaaaggagaaaaaggtGAGCCAGGAATGCAACCAAGAATGCCCCCACCACCACGACATCCACGGCACGTAAACTGGAAGCAATGTACTACGACTGAAGGTTCAGACGAACAAAATGGAGTATTACTCGTAAGAAATCAAAGTAGTCAGTATGCAATTGATAATATCACTTTAATGTAATGTATTAGAGCTGTCCATTCAATAAACATCGTAATGAATCTGCACTACATGTGGAGTTCGGAGGAACTCTACGAACGATGCTCCTTCCTTTGGCTACAAATCCACCTTTGGTTTAGGCTCGATGGTACTTTACATTTGATGGAGAAGAATGCCAACCGCCAATTGATGGGGTTGTGTTTGAGAGCCAAAGAGGCAATTCACATTATCCACACCAAATCGGTGGTTTTTGTCAGAAGACTATGGCTGAAATAGACATCACAAAAGGCATGGTTAATATCGAGTTTCGCATTGGGAAGTGTCATCATGTTAGCTGACAAGAACAAGGCATCACTTATCTTGGCATGGATTCTGTTTCACGAGTAATAATCACAGAAATGCCACCACCTCAAAAGTAACGTTGGGTTGTTAACTCATGTGTGACTGATGACTTTTGTGCTAGTTAGCTACACAGCAACGCATAGTTTCTATGTATCTAGCTGTCTGCcatttactgtttgtgtttattatttcAATAAGCAGTTAGATTATGCGTCTTGCTGATTACTGGCATAAGCAAACGCTGTTGCAAATTGAAATGCAGTCAAAACTCATACTTGTCTCTCAATGCTGTTGCTTGGTGGCAATAGTATTTTCTCCATTCAGTTGCATCCTAATCAAGTCTGCTGTATATTCTACATCTCTTTCAATATCTAAATAAGTCATCATGATTGTTTCAGTTTCCattcacgtgacataatagATGACTATGCTTGTTTAAAACTTTAATTTTCAAACATCTGTCTGCCAGTGAATATAGGGCCATAATCAACGGCAGCTGTCAAATAAATATTTCCAGTATCAGTTAcataaaataactaaataatttaCCAACTATATTTTCAGGTATTCATAAAGTCACATCCATTTTCAAGCTCAATTGAGGCTATTGCAGATAAGCAGCTGAGCATTACCGTTTTGTCACAAAACCGGCAATGTATGAACTTCAAGACATGACCGTTTGGCTTTGAGGACATAATTCAAAAGACCTAACCTTAGAATCACATCAGAGTACCGTTCTGTAACATGCCCcacttgttttgactgtcCTTTCCACACGTGCTCAGCATGCGAGGCAGCTATTAGGCACACAGtggggcgcgttcgattgggctctacCAGCCTTTTCCAGAAGTATGAAAGACAcacccctcttccaacctctaccagcgTAGGAGCTGGTAGAGGTTAGAAGATGGATGTGCTCTTTCAGAGCAGCAGagtcggtagagttggctATACATAGCGGCAGAagtgtagaagttggaagaggggagTGCACACAGAGCCtttggaagaggctggaagaggctggaagagcccaatcgaacgagCCCTAATAACAAAAGTCACAAACTCTAGGATGTGGAACACAATGCCTTGCCTGCTAGTCCTCTTGCGTTGCAAAATTAATGTAAGTTTGGCCTCTAGAGGTGCCAGGAAGGTTTGACTTTTGGCCAAAAAACTGAGTGTTTCCAACACAAACTGCACTACAACGTGTAAACAGATGACATTGACGCAAACACTTCCGCAAGCATGACACTTCATCACTTGCAAATGCGGTTGCAAATTCCCCTCATCATCAGATTGAGTCTCATGCCAAGAGCTACAGTATACACTTTGAAATACCTATCATAACAAGATATCTCTACATGTGTGCGGCACTGCCTAGAAGTATACAAATTGTATTAGGCAACTGAAGTGTTGACAGCTGAGCTTGAATATGACTGTGCAAACGTCCACTTCTGTGACAGCATCTAAATTGCATGGTCAAGAGGCTGTAGGATGAGCACAGAAATGAAGTAGAATGTTGAAAGTCCAAGGGCGTTTTCCTAATGCCCATCCTTAAGATATATAGCTAAactatataaaaaataaatcaTTTTTTAAAGTTTTGACATTTtaagaaaattaaaatgtGAAACAAGAGCTAGAAAAGACCAACCCTAAACCTTACTAACACAAGTATAACAACATTTGAggaaatgatgggtatgtagggatgggtatgtagggatgggtatgtagggatgggtatgtagggatgggtatgtagggatgggtatgtagggatgggtatgtacctATTCATCATGTTTCTCTTCTAGATCACAACCCAGTACTGTGACATGACTGCTGCGTTCTAGATTGAAACTTCTGCAAGCAAAGAAAAACATTGTCATGTAAAagatgagcatgaataagtacatacccatccctatatacccatcattttctcaaaatgtttttgtacttgtttcattcatttttaGCTACGTAGAGATGAAGTGGTCTTTGCCACGCTCCAATCTGTGTTGCTACTGTGAGtacattgtgtgtgcatgcttgaaTATGGAAATGACGCGTGCAGCTTGGGATTCCATACTTTGACTGATTTTTAAATAGAATAGCAGCTGACAGATGAACGTAATAtcattgattgcatcaataaacaactcccacgcATCTTGCACAAAAGACTACAAGATTACATGCATGGAGACAGCTGAGCACCCCATTGAGCGTAGTCGTACATGGTCAACTGTAAGCACACTGAGGAAGTCAAAACCATAGTTTCCACCACCTAattatacgtaatctaaattaCATGGAGCTATggtgtacacacgtgaccagAACAACATGGCATTGTGGAAACCCTACGTAGGAGCAGTTGAATGATACTGGGTGGACTATGCacagttctagctgttggATCAGTGCAATTCCTCGAACAAGAGCAAACCGTTTCGTATGACTCTCGTTGCTCTAGCTGCTTccagtgaggcgctagcctggctgacaaaagtgaaaagaTGAAAAAATAAATCGCATTCTTACTGTCAGCGCTAGTAGTCTGGCTATAACGTTTACAGTAAAGCGTTAGGTGGCTCTGAAATTTTTTACTGCCTTTTGCCTGGCcggccattttagattctttgCATCTGATACAAAAAAGCACGTAAAAATACTGAACGAAATAGAGATACTAGACACAAGTGAATTCGATTTTAGAAAGAAACTTCGTGAGACGCGTGAGATTagacacacgtgcgcacacgcACCGTCGATTTGGGTCCAGTCCTACATTATGTCCAGCGCGAGTCATGAAGTTCACAAACCATGCGTGCCAAGCACGAGCATGCTCTTCAATAAACACGTGCCCAACACCTAAGGCACGTGCTCAGTACCATGACGGACGCATGCCAAGGTTGATACCGCAAAATCATTCTTCTGGCTAACAGCAGTGTTCAACACCTTTGCAAAACTGataagatattaattaatatttgatatCGAGAACTACCACAAACTCTCCAATTCTATAGACGAAAATCAGGCAAAAACACTTGTATTAATTGAACAAGCACTGTAAGCACTTGATCCAACTATGTCAACAGTACATGCCTACTCTAGATAGATAGGCACACATTCTTCGCACAGTATGATCATGCATATGCATCCAATACCAAACAGCTTGAAGGCATACATCTAACCGCTCATTACAGAGGTTTCTCTTATCCATACACTAATATAATCCCTGGTGATCCAGCAGTTCATTCCAGTTCACCGGGTGGATCCAACAAAAGCATCACAATATCTCTAACGAACCGTTCGACTTTCTAGCTCCAACATCTGGTAGAGAGTCCG of the Corticium candelabrum chromosome 2, ooCorCand1.1, whole genome shotgun sequence genome contains:
- the LOC134176102 gene encoding collagen triple helix repeat-containing protein 1-like, with the protein product MKFTLFFISALAFFCLSSSESPPQKKSQDPDSDTITEPVLMDPEYITTEPASKPTEYCKCVGEKGEMGEPGIDGQNGTHGSDGSPGAPGTAGPTDLRGPPGAMGGQGVKGEKGEPGMQPRMPPPPRHPRHVNWKQCTTTEGSDEQNGVLLSCPFNKHRSESALHVEFGGTLRTMLNTLVHNVVCARWYFTFDGEECQPPIDGVVFEGQRGNSHYPHQIGGFCQKTMADQDITKGMVNIEFRIGNCHHYSRREKGITYLGLDSVSRVIITEMPPPQK